The [Bacillus] selenitireducens MLS10 genome includes a region encoding these proteins:
- a CDS encoding ATP-binding protein gives MISGMINNAFFVFFPIFLYYLFYHQGKERFFNDDRLALSILFSISITFSMLFPYQFLPGEDYLFDLRQVPLIIGTLYGGYIVGIVLFTVSAVVRVLIGGEGVSIALINQFAIFALVPLLRPYYFKLKHHLRIFTVATISVISIIFNSIFGYILFNDPLFEILDVIGILIINQAVFIVLTTIVIERIIKNNYIEKNMQKHGKLEAVSHLSASISHEIRNPLQVIKGFIQLLDAKEYPREKQKEFYQHINDEIESAEKIINDYLMFAKPTFDYQVTISVEKEIKKAVSIIQPYAHFHSVTVKEPILVGDHIIRCDEHRFKQVIINIARNCIEAMGPGGELVIDVFGGKDSVQIEIKDNGKGMTTEQIARLGEPYFSNKTSGTGLGMMVVYSILKNIGGAIDVQSVPGEGSIFTLSFPLNDQQND, from the coding sequence ATGATTAGCGGAATGATCAATAATGCTTTTTTTGTGTTTTTCCCTATTTTTTTATATTACCTGTTTTATCATCAGGGGAAAGAACGTTTCTTTAATGATGACCGATTGGCTTTGTCGATTTTGTTCTCAATCTCCATTACGTTTTCAATGCTGTTTCCATATCAATTTCTTCCTGGAGAGGATTATCTCTTTGATTTAAGGCAGGTTCCTTTGATAATTGGTACTCTCTATGGGGGATACATAGTTGGTATTGTCCTGTTTACCGTCTCTGCCGTAGTCAGGGTGCTGATTGGTGGTGAAGGCGTTTCAATCGCTCTCATCAATCAGTTTGCGATATTCGCACTCGTCCCATTACTACGTCCGTATTACTTTAAGTTAAAGCATCATTTACGCATCTTTACAGTTGCCACCATTTCTGTTATCTCCATTATTTTCAACTCTATTTTTGGTTATATCCTTTTTAATGATCCTTTGTTTGAGATCCTTGATGTTATTGGTATCCTGATAATCAATCAAGCCGTATTTATTGTTTTGACAACAATTGTCATAGAGCGAATTATCAAGAATAATTATATCGAGAAAAATATGCAGAAACATGGAAAGCTTGAAGCGGTCAGCCACTTATCTGCCTCAATTTCTCATGAAATCAGAAATCCGTTACAGGTCATCAAAGGATTCATTCAGCTTCTCGATGCTAAAGAGTACCCAAGAGAAAAACAAAAAGAGTTTTACCAACACATCAATGATGAAATTGAATCTGCTGAAAAAATCATTAATGATTATCTGATGTTTGCCAAACCAACATTTGATTATCAAGTAACGATTTCTGTTGAAAAAGAAATTAAAAAAGCGGTGTCCATCATTCAGCCATATGCGCATTTTCATTCCGTTACCGTCAAAGAGCCTATTTTGGTTGGCGATCATATCATTCGTTGCGACGAACACCGATTTAAACAGGTAATCATAAATATTGCGCGAAATTGTATCGAGGCAATGGGGCCAGGTGGCGAATTGGTGATCGATGTTTTTGGCGGTAAAGATAGCGTTCAAATTGAAATAAAAGATAATGGGAAAGGCATGACGACTGAACAGATCGCCCGACTCGGGGAACCCTATTTTTCAAATAAGACAAGTGGTACCGGTCTCGGGATGATGGTCGTATACAGTATTTTAAAGAATATTGGCGGTGCGATAGATGTACAATCGGTACCTGGTGAAGGGAGTATCTTTACCCTGAGCTTTCCGCTGAATGACCAGCAAAACGACTGA
- a CDS encoding LysR substrate-binding domain-containing protein yields MELRQIRYFIEVANREHMTDAANALHVAQSAVSRQIVNLEEELGVDLFIREGRNLKLTPIGRTFLERITHAVNVIDGATQEVSEYLEPEKGTVRIAYPISLAAHTLPRAISSFRMRYPDAKFQLMQRLNKDLITGIVKGDFNMAMIGPLPKDDRRIQTRALFTEKVVALLPRHHRLADREDIRLRDLKDEPFVLLPEPFEFRQIVLDACKEVGFTPYIAFEGDDIDALKGLVAAGLGVTLMPEVTLMDSLFLSTVKKPITDPNVTRTVGVLTPVDRQLLPTEKLFYQFIIEFFDRVSEFRE; encoded by the coding sequence ATGGAACTCCGGCAAATCCGGTATTTTATTGAAGTTGCAAACAGAGAACATATGACCGATGCGGCAAATGCTCTTCACGTTGCTCAATCTGCCGTCAGTCGTCAGATCGTAAATCTGGAAGAAGAACTGGGTGTCGATTTATTCATACGTGAAGGCAGAAACCTGAAACTGACTCCCATCGGTCGCACGTTTCTTGAAAGGATTACTCATGCTGTCAATGTTATTGATGGTGCCACACAGGAAGTATCCGAATATCTTGAGCCAGAGAAAGGTACTGTTAGAATTGCCTATCCAATCAGCCTTGCCGCTCATACACTTCCAAGAGCTATATCATCATTTCGAATGAGGTACCCCGATGCAAAGTTTCAACTGATGCAGCGACTAAACAAGGATCTCATTACCGGTATTGTTAAGGGAGATTTTAATATGGCCATGATTGGTCCACTTCCGAAAGATGATCGCCGTATACAAACGAGAGCTCTGTTTACCGAAAAGGTGGTAGCCCTTTTACCCCGCCATCACAGATTAGCTGACAGAGAAGATATTCGATTGAGGGATTTGAAAGATGAACCTTTTGTTTTGTTACCTGAACCTTTTGAATTCAGACAGATTGTGCTCGATGCCTGTAAAGAAGTTGGATTTACCCCATATATCGCATTTGAAGGTGATGATATTGATGCTCTGAAAGGACTTGTTGCAGCCGGCCTGGGTGTCACACTCATGCCTGAAGTGACACTTATGGACAGCCTGTTTTTATCGACGGTTAAAAAACCGATAACAGATCCGAATGTGACTAGGACAGTGGGAGTTTTAACACCTGTTGATCGACAACTTCTTCCTACTGAGAAACTGTTTTATCAGTTTATCATTGAATTTTTCGACAGAGTCAGTGAATTCAGGGAGTGA
- the gdhA gene encoding NADP-specific glutamate dehydrogenase gives MKTEAEIQQVSKTGTKQAEEYVHKVFNQVKDVYGHESEFLQAVEEVFESLIPVFSKEQKYQDQAILERIAEPERIISFRVPWVDDKHQIQVNRGYRVQFNSAIGPYKGGLRFHPSVNQSIIKFLGFEQIFKNSLTGQPIGGGKGGSDFDPKGKSDQEIMRFCQSFMTELMKHIGPDTDVPAGDIGVGAREIGFMFGQYKRLRGAYEAGVLTGKNPVSGGSLGRKEATGYGTVYFVDEMIRDKGMSFDGSQVVVSGSGNVSIYAMEKAMELGGKVVACSDSQGYIVDYNGICLDTVKQLKEVEYKRIKEYTHHHPDAHYFEDGEGIWSVPCDIALPCATQNELDELGAKILVANGVKAVGEGANMPSTKAAVDIFQQNNVLFAPGKAANAGGVAVSALEMAQNSMRLSWTLEEVDEKLKDIMKDIFESAKSEAANYGHDDNLVIGANIAGFKKVADTMISQGVI, from the coding sequence ATGAAAACAGAAGCAGAAATTCAACAGGTTTCAAAAACAGGAACGAAACAGGCTGAAGAATATGTACACAAAGTTTTCAACCAGGTTAAGGATGTATACGGTCATGAATCAGAATTTCTTCAGGCTGTAGAAGAAGTGTTTGAATCCTTAATTCCGGTTTTCTCTAAGGAACAAAAATATCAGGATCAGGCAATCCTTGAACGAATTGCAGAACCTGAACGCATCATTTCATTTCGGGTACCGTGGGTTGATGATAAACATCAGATCCAAGTAAACAGAGGGTACCGCGTTCAGTTCAACAGTGCGATTGGTCCATATAAAGGCGGTCTGCGTTTTCATCCGTCTGTTAATCAGAGTATCATCAAATTTCTTGGATTTGAACAAATATTCAAAAATTCTTTGACCGGACAACCGATTGGTGGAGGGAAAGGCGGTTCCGACTTTGACCCGAAAGGCAAATCGGATCAGGAAATTATGCGCTTTTGCCAAAGTTTTATGACTGAACTGATGAAACATATCGGGCCTGATACTGATGTGCCAGCAGGTGATATTGGTGTTGGAGCCAGAGAAATCGGATTTATGTTTGGTCAGTACAAAAGGCTGCGCGGGGCATATGAAGCAGGTGTATTGACCGGAAAGAATCCTGTCTCCGGGGGGAGTCTCGGAAGAAAAGAAGCAACAGGTTATGGAACCGTTTATTTTGTGGACGAAATGATTCGGGATAAAGGCATGAGCTTTGATGGCAGTCAAGTTGTTGTGTCAGGCTCCGGAAATGTCTCGATTTATGCAATGGAGAAGGCGATGGAGCTCGGCGGTAAAGTGGTTGCCTGCAGTGACTCTCAAGGTTACATTGTCGATTATAACGGAATCTGTCTTGATACTGTCAAACAGTTAAAAGAAGTTGAATATAAACGTATTAAAGAATATACTCATCATCATCCTGATGCACATTATTTTGAAGACGGCGAGGGCATTTGGTCCGTTCCTTGTGATATTGCTTTACCATGTGCGACTCAGAACGAATTGGATGAACTGGGTGCAAAAATTCTAGTGGCTAACGGCGTAAAAGCAGTGGGAGAAGGGGCGAACATGCCATCAACGAAGGCCGCAGTTGATATTTTCCAGCAAAATAATGTTTTATTTGCACCAGGAAAAGCTGCAAATGCCGGTGGTGTGGCTGTCTCTGCTCTTGAAATGGCTCAAAACAGCATGCGACTTTCCTGGACGTTGGAAGAAGTGGATGAAAAACTGAAAGATATCATGAAAGATATTTTCGAAAGTGCAAAATCAGAAGCTGCAAATTATGGCCATGATGACAATCTGGTTATCGGTGCAAATATTGCAGGTTTTAAAAAAGTTGCGGACACAATGATCAGCCAAGGTGTAATCTGA
- a CDS encoding phytoene desaturase family protein has translation MTERVVIVGSGMAGLTAAALLTKEGYQVTLLEAAAEWGGCASKFQRKNFRFATGATLAMGYEKEGIHDRINRQLGIRIATKPLEEAMQVKIGGIDYPYYTSRSRLLKMWDDMEPEYAERIHRFYSDIWETGRVLANHMKYYPVIPPKNTVDIGAVLSGLSVGSIKLIPRLNQTLKQAVDKYNLNECKSFIHFIDGTLMDSMQTTHEDVSYLMGAAALNVYHEGSFYIEGGLYEQAEAYIQFIKEHGGKVLKPRRVREVLKHGEEWLIKDHRGNEYNADHVVLNTGLGQLKGLLSSDVYQELPDRVKSRTNYRMQWGAFTQYFAVEETCIPDNAASFYQIMVDPNLPAKEDNHFFVSLSGKNDEKRAPKGYRTITVSTHIDLRKWQTKQAYDHHSEKMKVAVAKELETLFPGFESALIQKESGGPIAWERFTFREKGGVGGFPMTKEFALWNAVSHRTPMKGLWLCGDNVFPGAGSIGAASSGVHAARSIARKRLV, from the coding sequence ATGACCGAACGAGTGGTGATTGTCGGATCAGGAATGGCAGGATTGACAGCTGCAGCTCTTCTGACTAAAGAAGGTTATCAGGTTACCCTGTTGGAGGCTGCAGCTGAGTGGGGAGGGTGCGCTTCAAAATTCCAAAGGAAAAACTTCAGGTTTGCGACAGGTGCAACATTGGCGATGGGGTATGAAAAAGAAGGCATTCACGACCGTATCAACCGCCAGCTTGGTATTCGTATAGCAACAAAACCTTTAGAAGAAGCAATGCAGGTAAAAATTGGAGGCATTGATTATCCTTATTACACGTCAAGAAGCCGTCTATTAAAGATGTGGGATGACATGGAGCCTGAATATGCCGAACGTATACACCGCTTTTACAGTGACATTTGGGAGACAGGGAGAGTGCTGGCAAATCATATGAAGTACTATCCGGTCATTCCTCCTAAAAATACCGTTGATATAGGAGCCGTGTTGTCCGGTTTGAGTGTTGGAAGCATTAAATTGATTCCCCGGCTGAATCAGACACTCAAACAGGCTGTCGACAAATACAATCTGAATGAATGTAAGTCTTTTATTCATTTTATTGATGGTACCCTGATGGACAGTATGCAAACCACTCATGAAGATGTCAGTTACTTAATGGGCGCGGCTGCATTGAACGTCTATCACGAAGGATCTTTCTATATAGAGGGGGGCCTTTATGAACAGGCCGAAGCTTATATCCAATTCATCAAAGAGCATGGTGGAAAAGTCCTGAAACCGCGAAGAGTGAGAGAAGTACTCAAGCATGGAGAGGAATGGCTGATAAAAGATCACAGAGGGAATGAATACAATGCGGACCACGTTGTGCTGAACACTGGCCTTGGGCAGTTAAAAGGGCTGTTGAGCAGCGATGTTTATCAAGAACTGCCTGACAGAGTCAAATCACGTACGAATTACAGAATGCAATGGGGAGCTTTTACGCAGTATTTTGCAGTTGAGGAAACATGCATTCCAGATAATGCTGCTTCTTTTTATCAGATCATGGTCGATCCCAATTTACCTGCAAAGGAAGACAATCACTTTTTTGTTTCGCTTTCTGGTAAAAATGATGAAAAAAGAGCCCCGAAAGGATACCGTACAATCACTGTGTCGACACATATTGATTTACGGAAATGGCAGACTAAACAGGCATATGATCATCATTCAGAGAAAATGAAAGTGGCAGTAGCCAAAGAACTTGAAACGCTGTTTCCCGGGTTTGAATCGGCTCTCATTCAGAAGGAATCCGGAGGACCGATTGCATGGGAGCGATTCACGTTTCGGGAGAAAGGCGGGGTAGGCGGGTTTCCAATGACTAAGGAATTTGCATTATGGAATGCCGTTTCACACCGAACACCGATGAAAGGTCTTTGGCTCTGCGGTGACAATGTATTTCCCGGAGCGGGGTCCATTGGCGCTGCTAGCAGCGGAGTCCACGCAGCCAGATCAATTGCACGAAAACGACTGGTCTGA